The DNA region TTTGCTAGGTAACCGTGGCCTTTCGAGGCCGTCCGCGGGGGTTGAGCGTAAACTCCAGGCCCAACCGTTCCGCTGTCCGCCGCTGCCAGGTCTCGTCGCCAAACGGCTGACCGCGGCTCACCGACAGTCGCACTGCTTCTAGTTCCGCTTTTGTCTGCGGCTGCTTCACCCACGCCGCCCAATTCCGCGGTCGGACCACCGGCCATGCCGACGATTCCGGCGCATCATCTACCCCTTGTTTGCCCGCGCGCTGGGCCAGGCTGCTATACGGCCACTCTTCAGCCGTCTTCGCCATCCTGGCGCGGAGGCCGTTTCGTTCCACGTACCGGGTCACTGTGTAAAAGTGATCGTCGTCCTGAACCGGAAATGACTTGTAGGTCCCCTGGTAGAGGTGGCCGCGTCCGACGCTATGCCGGTGCAGGTGCCAACGGCGCACATGGGTCGTCGTCAGCCGTTGCATGAAGGCTCCGAAATCGCCGTCGTTGACCGGCCAAAGCAAAAAGTGCCAGTGGTTGGGCAACAGGCAGTAGGCCAAAACCCGCATCGGCACACGCTCTTGGGTCTCCTTCATCACGCGCAAGAAGGCTTCGTAGTCGGCGCGATCGTCGAAGATCTCTCCGCGGTCGTTGCCGCGATTGAGGACGTGAAACACCATGCCACCAGGGGCGACGCGAGCAGCTCTTGCGTGCCCCTCACAGTACACGGTGCCGCCCATCCTGTCAATAATGGGCCTTATCCCCTTTTCAGGGTCTTATCCCCTTTTCAGGGTCAGAGGCCATGTCCTCAGTAACCGCTTTCTTTCCCGCTACGAAGCAATACGCTTTTGTCGTCCCAACTTTTCCACCCCGCACGAAAAAATTTCGTCGGCCGGTCGCGTCAGCCAACCGCTGGCTCCATTCATGGGTGCTTGCCCGTTCCCGCTGTTCTACCTCCTGACTGGCTTGGGATGGATCTGCTGAAAAAACCTGCCTCTGCGCCGCTGCCTCTGTTCTACCGCGCGGCTGGCTTGGGACCGCGATACGCAAAAATCCCGTGTTTCATCGGCTTACGCAAATTTGCGGAAGCCGATCGGCACCGGCGGCCGCGTGGCGGCATTGCTCAATGTTTCAGCACGCCCGGTGGCCTCATCTCCCGGCGGACGCCCGTTCCACTACGAACAGCAAGTCGTCGCGCAACCGCTTGTACCAGCAGGCGGAGGCGATTCAGCAGCGGGCCGAGGGCGGCGCGTGTGTGTAGCCGCAAGGCGGGCGGCAGCTCGGCCAGGCGGACCAGGTTTTCAATCAATGTCAACCGTTCAGGGCCGCGCAGGCTGGCATGATGGATGAAGATCGAGCCCCAATCGTCGTGGATCCGAAAGCCATGAAAGCCGCCCTGCCGCTGGCCCAGCGGGTAGACCTGCACGTG from Pirellulales bacterium includes:
- a CDS encoding transposase — its product is MVFHVLNRGNDRGEIFDDRADYEAFLRVMKETQERVPMRVLAYCLLPNHWHFLLWPVNDGDFGAFMQRLTTTHVRRWHLHRHSVGRGHLYQGTYKSFPVQDDDHFYTVTRYVERNGLRARMAKTAEEWPYSSLAQRAGKQGVDDAPESSAWPVVRPRNWAAWVKQPQTKAELEAVRLSVSRGQPFGDETWQRRTAERLGLEFTLNPRGRPRKATVT
- a CDS encoding putative nucleotide-diphospho-sugar transferase, which codes for MKLAFLTLFCGEEFSRMAAVVNPAKSRYCDRFGYQGTHDGPNAGLFFIRNSAWSFQFMHAIYQHEQFIHHPWWEQAAIIELLNREDVRSHVQVYPLGQRQGGFHGFRIHDDWGSIFIHHASLRGPERLTLIENLVRLAELPPALRLHTRAALGPLLNRLRLLVQAVARRLAVRSGTGVRREMRPPGVLKH